ccctctcgcccGACTTCCCTCACCCGTCGCTCTCCTCCCAGAcgcgctccccccccctcctgctggcGCAGACCACCCTCCCCCACTCGCTGCACCAGggccgcccccccgccgccatgACCTCCCCGACCATGGGCAGctcggccaccaccaccaccacctcctcctcctcctcctcctcctcctcgcactGCGTGCCCCAGCACGGGGGCCACAGCCCCcccgggggcctgggggggcacATGGGGGCGCCCCCCACCCTGGCcgtgctgctggaggagctgcgggTGCTGCAGCAGCGGCAGATCCACCAGATGCAGATGACGGAGGAGATCTGCCGCCACGTGCTGCGGCTGGGCAGCGCCGTCTTCTCCCAGGACCACTCCCAGCAGGGGGGCGGCACCGACGGCCACCACAAGGCCTCCGGGGCCGAGACCCCGTCCCCCACCCAGCCTGCGCCCGGCCTGGCCGCGGGCTCGGCCTCCGGCCTGCTGACGGGGctgccctccctcttcccccagGGGCTGGACTCCTCCAAGCTGAGCCTGTCCCAGTCCCTGGGCGGCAGggccctccccccgtcccccttctcctcctcctgctccccctccatcacctccagcgtcagctcctccgtctcctcgcTCCACCCTCTGTCGCTGTCGCTGGGCCTCCCGCCGCGCTACCTCCACGAGAAGCCGGTCAACGCCTCCTCGCCGTTCGGACACGCCAACGGGCTGGGCTTCCCCGCGGGGCCGCCCCCGCTGCCCGCCAACGGCGCCCAGGACCCCCTGGGGCCCGGCTCCTCGCTGGGCCGGGCGCAGCACGCCTGCCGCTTCTGCGGGAAGGTGCTGAGCAGCGACTCGTCGCTGCAGATCCACCTGCGCTCGCACACGGGCGAGCGGCCGTACCAGTGCCCCGTCTGCTTCAGCCGCTTCACCACGCGCGGGAACCTCAAGGCGCACTTCCTGCGGCACCGCGAGCAGAACCCCGAGCTGTCGCTGTCCCTGCTGCCCCCGGCGCTGGCGGACATGCCCggcccgccgccaccgccgccgcctagctcctcctcctcctcccagagaCGCAGGAAGCGTCGTGCCGAAGAGGAAGAGCCCTTCGGCGGCGTGAAGGGCATGACGGAGAGCATGGCGCTGGGCTTCCTGTCGCCCCacccctcgccctcctccctgCCGCTGCCGCCATCGGTGGACATGGCGCTGCTGTCCACCGCCCACTCGCTGCTGCAGCTCAACCGCGCctcggcggcggcagcagccgCCAGCGCGTCGGGCGCGGGGCTgaccgccaccacctcctcctcctcctcctcgccgatGAACGGCCAGGCCAAAGGCGCCAAGCTGCAGCGCTTCGACGAGAACACGCCGCCGGGCTCGGCGCTGCACGCCGCCTCGCCCTACTCCCAGCTCGCCTCCCACCTCCCCAAGATCCTGTTCCCAGGCGGGGCGGCCCCCCACCACCTGGCCCTGCTGCGGCCCCCCGGCCACACGGCCGCCGGCCACATGGCCTCCCCCCACCAGCTGCCCTTCCCCTTCCCGCCGTTCCCCAAgccgtccacctcctccccgtcgcccacctcctcctcccccacctcggACACCTCCAAGCTGCAGCGGCTGGTGCAGAAGCTGGAGAAGCAGCCGCGGGGGGCCGTGTCCTCGGGGCCCCCGCccgccgcctccacctcctccatgatCTTCAGCCAGGCGGCGCTCCACGCCGACGCCTTCGGCCACGACCTGAGCTCCACCTCCAACGCCTACCGCCGGGAGATGCTGGCCGCGCTGGGCCTCAGCCCCAACACGGGCGCCCTGATGGGGGCCCACGGGCTCCCGGGGGCCGCCACCTCAACCACCTTCACGGCCCCCCTGCTGCCGGCGGCGCTGGCGGCCAACCAGTGCGGCGTCTGTCTGCGCGTGCTGAGCTGCCCGCGGGCGCTGCGGCTGCACGCCGCCACCCACCTGGGCGAGCGGCCCTACCCCTGCAAGCTGTGCGGCCGCTCCTTCTCCACCAA
This is a stretch of genomic DNA from Gadus chalcogrammus isolate NIFS_2021 chromosome 17, NIFS_Gcha_1.0, whole genome shotgun sequence. It encodes these proteins:
- the si:ch211-212k18.5 gene encoding sal-like protein 4, which produces MSRRKQKRPQQLVNADPGGTRLLSHDDHLGVKSPSTSLGSEFTSSGSSSSSPTSLQDCQPPLAPRPSPGGLHAPSLPSESSPPPHWPSHIVPYTTSLPNTHSSLSPDFPHPSLSSQTRSPPLLLAQTTLPHSLHQGRPPAAMTSPTMGSSATTTTTSSSSSSSSSHCVPQHGGHSPPGGLGGHMGAPPTLAVLLEELRVLQQRQIHQMQMTEEICRHVLRLGSAVFSQDHSQQGGGTDGHHKASGAETPSPTQPAPGLAAGSASGLLTGLPSLFPQGLDSSKLSLSQSLGGRALPPSPFSSSCSPSITSSVSSSVSSLHPLSLSLGLPPRYLHEKPVNASSPFGHANGLGFPAGPPPLPANGAQDPLGPGSSLGRAQHACRFCGKVLSSDSSLQIHLRSHTGERPYQCPVCFSRFTTRGNLKAHFLRHREQNPELSLSLLPPALADMPGPPPPPPPSSSSSSQRRRKRRAEEEEPFGGVKGMTESMALGFLSPHPSPSSLPLPPSVDMALLSTAHSLLQLNRASAAAAAASASGAGLTATTSSSSSSPMNGQAKGAKLQRFDENTPPGSALHAASPYSQLASHLPKILFPGGAAPHHLALLRPPGHTAAGHMASPHQLPFPFPPFPKPSTSSPSPTSSSPTSDTSKLQRLVQKLEKQPRGAVSSGPPPAASTSSMIFSQAALHADAFGHDLSSTSNAYRREMLAALGLSPNTGALMGAHGLPGAATSTTFTAPLLPAALAANQCGVCLRVLSCPRALRLHAATHLGERPYPCKLCGRSFSTKGSLRAHLATHRARPPNARAQNSCPLCPRKFTNALVLQHHIRLHLGGQIPPEEDTPPEDLPPPEAAQLLPLALTVSSAAKSAAANGPVSGSAPRPPPPPAAPVSVKMEETEAAAPSASPPPPAWDPPPAWAPEDPLLPGAAPLVGGGPLTGAVSSEEAGPLARGPPSPLKAPAGPLTNGLPGAPEGEGEGATGDQEGPLSLCVSKPTAPPPAAAADAPPPGTGPEPDPPAASASPAPTPPTSPKPAPPSEEASEEGGPDPAPQTKGEEPGEAAADPPQEEEPVTKEEESSAPEPPAPPPAAPARPDKPYSCSQCGKAYASRSGLKGHMKTHPASTTTTPSKAPANGSEAAEGNGSANKVEQEDGPGLAKSSEKDTPPISVATNEEEEKLMDTTV